In Zingiber officinale cultivar Zhangliang chromosome 1A, Zo_v1.1, whole genome shotgun sequence, the DNA window AATTGCCTATATTGGCCCTTGGCAAGTATGATTATCTACCATAGCAGGTATTGGATAACTTGTTATGAAAAAGAAGCTGTATAATAATATGGTTTGCCCTGGCTGAATCAAAAACCATTATCTAATTCCTGTATACATGTTTCGAGTGTGCATGCTTGTGTACCGATGCTTGTTACAAAACTCTGtccaaaggaaagaaaaaaaggaTTTGAACAGGAATGGACCTCACAAGTGCCAAGCTCCATTACACCCCTATGAATTATGAAGGACCCTGTACAATTCCTCTCCCATCGACAGTAATGTAATGGGTTTTCTTACCATTCCATTCATCCCAGACTGCAAACACTTATCCCGTATATCACCCTCTGCACTTGCAGATAAAGCCACAATCAAAGGCCAAGACCTGCTCCTGAACTTCCTAATTTTTGTTGCAATTTCAAACCCATCCATTTGGGGCATGTGAAGGTCTAACACTATGAGTTGATAGGGTGTGATTGGGGCGCCAAATGAGCTAAGGCATTGGGTTCCAGAGCCCACAGATGAGACACGGCAACCCATTTTCTCAAGTAGTTTACGAGTCACGGCTCTGTTGACATTGTCGCTCTCAGCTAGCAGAACTCTGAGGCCTTTGAAATTTGGAGTGGAAGATGCAGAATGCAACTCTCTGCCCTCTGGCACTTGTGCCAAATGCTGCAATTGGAATCGGAGAACAAGTGTTATGCTTTCCGTAAGGCCTTGGGAGTTCTTGAGTTCCCAGATATTTCCTTGCATCATCTGCATATGTAAACAGAATGTTGAATGAGTTGTTCAGGAACTAGCTGTTTATCTTCTGATCTACTGCATGGAGATTAAGGCTAAACTAAGCAGTTATACAGGAGAATATTTTTGAAGATGCATATAAAGGCCTAGTCAGTCACCAAGTTTTGACATCCAGTTCAAAAAGTAATGGCTCTTAATGATAGAGTTGCTCACATGGCCAGTATTCTCTGTGCATCaacatacaacaacaaccaaaccttatcaGGGTAGGCTAATTCTATGTGCATCAGCATGATACAGGTAAATCTAGTGAAATATAATCTGGAACAAGATGACAATGGATTTGAGGTGTCTGGGTCTCTCTACTTTCTCCAACAGTATTATGACATCACTACAAGCGGCTACATGCCTCCAAGCTATGGCAGACCCTAACATTTGGTGTATAAGATCCAAAAGTTGATGTTAGTTCAGAATAAGATACAATGATGCATTTTATGGAATCAGAAGACGTTAGAAACCAAAAGGTCTAAAATGATTCAACATGGATTGTTGAAAGTTCATCCTTTCATAAAATTTGCGCAAGGAAATTTAGTCACCTAGCTACATACACGGTCTTTTTAATGTGACCAGTACAGAGCAAGAGAAACAAGCCAATTAGTTGAGAGATAGTTTCAACTCCCTGAAGTCCCTTCCAAAAGATGTTTAGGAATACAAGGTAAAAATAGACAGAAAATGAAATAACAACTGGGCATCAATTAGCATGCAATAACCATACCAACATATAAATGAAATCACTTATTTGTTAAATGAATtttgaaacaaaataaaaaaatgtaaatacTACCTGAACTAGATTCTTGAACATTCTAAAGCTAAGGCCCACCTCCAAACCTCCAGAATCAGCCATCTTAGAGTGCTGAAGTGACAATGAACTAGAGCTTTTAATATCCAATTTTCTCACTCCAATTTCAAACTTCACATAACCATACCCATCAGAAAAGTTCAATTTCCAAGAAGAGCATTCCTGTTCCTCTTTGTCTATGAGTCCATCATACCCCATAACCCGAAACATTAGAGAACCTCCTTTATCATATCCACTCAACACAGTACCGACCATATACTGTATCACGTGAAAAATTCGCTTCTCATCACCAACAACTTGATTAGGCACTTCATTTTCCACTTGAAACCCAAAGTAAAATCCCTTCGAATCACAAAGACATCTTGCAGCAGTAACAGCTTCCCTAATCATAGAATGCAGGTGGAAAGGTCTCATTACCAAAGATATTCGCTCACTGTTTATTCTAGAAATTTCCATCACATCATTGATCAATGTTGAAACTACACTACCACTTTTTGTGATAGTATCAACAACAAGTCTTTGTTCAGGACTTAACTGTTCTTGTTGCAACATGGACAACAAACCCAAGATGGAATTTATGGGTCTTCTCATTCCCTGGCTCATGGCAACTTGGAATTGATTCCTTGCTTCACTTGCTCTTAAAGTGTTCTGTCTTGCCTGAAGCAGATCTCGATTCTGTTGTGCTagcttctctctcatcatttgtGACTCCTCTAAAACATCAGCATGAGAAAGGGCAACAGCAACTTGATCTGCAACCACCTCAACTATCTCTTGTTCCTGATCATTCCAATTCCTTGAAGCATCCCTAGGGACAACAAGAGCAAGTATAGCATATCTTGCTTCAACAACTTCAGGTGTTCCACCTTTGAAATTGGAGGCATTTAGCATTGGCATACGAATGGCTGCCACTTCTCCGGGATGAACCATGTCTTCACTACTTGCAGAACCCAGTACAGAGTCAATGCTTAGAATTTTCATGCTCTTAGTCCCTATAATTTCTATTATATCTGGGTCATCAATAGGAACAGAACGTCGGTACAGATTAGAGGTGCTTTGTAACCTTAGTTCATGAGTTAGGTACATCTCCTTTTTATGCTCATCCGGCATCCATACTGCACAATTATGCAGGCCCAATGTCTTTGATAACTCAACCATAGTCGTATATAAGATGGTATGCCGGTCCAGTGATTTGCGAATCTCTTGAGTAAGCATTCTTACATGCCAACTAGCCTCTTCCTGTTTCTTCATCAGGACAACTTCCCTGTCTAGTTCCCGTGCTTTTATTCTCAGGAAGTTTTCCCTCACCTTGACCCTCAAGAGCTGAGGTATCAAGGTTAAGAGGGTTATCGCTGTGGCAAATGATACAAGAGCAGTAAAGAATTTAGAAACTGTCAAGCTTAGCATCAGAAGGAACGAGTGGGGCCCGTATGTGAACACATTTAACAAATGTGTCAATCCACATAGAACAATAAAGGCTCCAAACTGTATGACAATCCATTTGAAGGGGAAGATATTGGAACATGTGGCAAAGTACAAGAGTTCGAGTGGAATGGAGAAGTAAGCTGAAGCAATCAAAAAGTCACTCACTTTTTGGCACTGGAAAATGTTCTCAACATTCCAAAAGCTGTCCCCATCGCAGTTGC includes these proteins:
- the LOC122038502 gene encoding ethylene receptor 2-like isoform X2, coding for MLRALCHGVLIFSLLLFASASEIGYPRCNCDGDSFWNVENIFQCQKFGAFIVLCGLTHLLNVFTYGPHSFLLMLSLTVSKFFTALVSFATAITLLTLIPQLLRVKVRENFLRIKARELDREVVLMKKQEEASWHVRMLTQEIRKSLDRHTILYTTMVELSKTLGLHNCAVWMPDEHKKEMYLTHELRLQSTSNLYRRSVPIDDPDIIEIIGTKSMKILSIDSVLGSASSEDMVHPGEVAAIRMPMLNASNFKGGTPEVVEARYAILALVVPRDASRNWNDQEQEIVEVVADQVAVALSHADVLEESQMMREKLAQQNRDLLQARQNTLRASEARNQFQVAMSQGMRRPINSILGLLSMLQQEQLSPEQRLVVDTITKSGSVVSTLINDVMEISRINSERISLVMRPFHLHSMIREAVTAARCLCDSKGFYFGFQVENEVPNQVVGDEKRIFHVIQYMVGTVLSGYDKGGSLMFRVMGYDGLIDKEEQECSSWKLNFSDGYGYVKFEIGVRKLDIKSSSSLSLQHSKMADSGGLEVGLSFRMFKNLVQMMQGNIWELKNSQGLTESITLVLRFQLQHLAQVPEGRELHSASSTPNFKGLRVLLAESDNVNRAVTRKLLEKMGCRVSSVGSGTQCLSSFGAPITPYQLIVLDLHMPQMDGFEIATKIRKFRSRSWPLIVALSASAEGDIRDKCLQSGMNGMVRKPITLLSMGEELYRVLHNS
- the LOC122038502 gene encoding ethylene receptor 2-like isoform X1, with protein sequence MLRALCHGVLIFSLLLFASASEIGYPRCNCDGDSFWNVENIFQCQKVSDFLIASAYFSIPLELLYFATCSNIFPFKWIVIQFGAFIVLCGLTHLLNVFTYGPHSFLLMLSLTVSKFFTALVSFATAITLLTLIPQLLRVKVRENFLRIKARELDREVVLMKKQEEASWHVRMLTQEIRKSLDRHTILYTTMVELSKTLGLHNCAVWMPDEHKKEMYLTHELRLQSTSNLYRRSVPIDDPDIIEIIGTKSMKILSIDSVLGSASSEDMVHPGEVAAIRMPMLNASNFKGGTPEVVEARYAILALVVPRDASRNWNDQEQEIVEVVADQVAVALSHADVLEESQMMREKLAQQNRDLLQARQNTLRASEARNQFQVAMSQGMRRPINSILGLLSMLQQEQLSPEQRLVVDTITKSGSVVSTLINDVMEISRINSERISLVMRPFHLHSMIREAVTAARCLCDSKGFYFGFQVENEVPNQVVGDEKRIFHVIQYMVGTVLSGYDKGGSLMFRVMGYDGLIDKEEQECSSWKLNFSDGYGYVKFEIGVRKLDIKSSSSLSLQHSKMADSGGLEVGLSFRMFKNLVQMMQGNIWELKNSQGLTESITLVLRFQLQHLAQVPEGRELHSASSTPNFKGLRVLLAESDNVNRAVTRKLLEKMGCRVSSVGSGTQCLSSFGAPITPYQLIVLDLHMPQMDGFEIATKIRKFRSRSWPLIVALSASAEGDIRDKCLQSGMNGMVRKPITLLSMGEELYRVLHNS
- the LOC122038502 gene encoding ethylene receptor 2-like isoform X3, coding for MLSLTVSKFFTALVSFATAITLLTLIPQLLRVKVRENFLRIKARELDREVVLMKKQEEASWHVRMLTQEIRKSLDRHTILYTTMVELSKTLGLHNCAVWMPDEHKKEMYLTHELRLQSTSNLYRRSVPIDDPDIIEIIGTKSMKILSIDSVLGSASSEDMVHPGEVAAIRMPMLNASNFKGGTPEVVEARYAILALVVPRDASRNWNDQEQEIVEVVADQVAVALSHADVLEESQMMREKLAQQNRDLLQARQNTLRASEARNQFQVAMSQGMRRPINSILGLLSMLQQEQLSPEQRLVVDTITKSGSVVSTLINDVMEISRINSERISLVMRPFHLHSMIREAVTAARCLCDSKGFYFGFQVENEVPNQVVGDEKRIFHVIQYMVGTVLSGYDKGGSLMFRVMGYDGLIDKEEQECSSWKLNFSDGYGYVKFEIGVRKLDIKSSSSLSLQHSKMADSGGLEVGLSFRMFKNLVQMMQGNIWELKNSQGLTESITLVLRFQLQHLAQVPEGRELHSASSTPNFKGLRVLLAESDNVNRAVTRKLLEKMGCRVSSVGSGTQCLSSFGAPITPYQLIVLDLHMPQMDGFEIATKIRKFRSRSWPLIVALSASAEGDIRDKCLQSGMNGMVRKPITLLSMGEELYRVLHNS